From Candidatus Omnitrophota bacterium, the proteins below share one genomic window:
- a CDS encoding MotA/TolQ/ExbB proton channel family protein — protein sequence MMEWIIRGGPMMVPILLCSVIAFAVFIERFIYVQRIKINTRKFMGEISYSLKRNRADEAIEMCDKSPGPLPRVLKAGILKYDRTRQEVKEAIEDAALHEIPKLEKNIGVLGTIAQISPLLGFLGTAIGLAEIFQKIQVKAAASSPVTPADISGGIWQALIAMVAGLLIAIPAVTAYNYFVNRINYIIREMEIGATDLVNILSEKKAE from the coding sequence ATGATGGAATGGATAATAAGGGGCGGCCCGATGATGGTGCCGATCCTCCTGTGTTCGGTCATCGCTTTCGCCGTTTTCATCGAGAGGTTTATCTATGTGCAGAGGATAAAGATAAATACGAGAAAATTCATGGGAGAGATCTCCTATTCTCTCAAGAGGAACCGCGCCGATGAGGCGATCGAGATGTGCGACAAGTCCCCGGGTCCTCTCCCCAGGGTCCTTAAGGCCGGCATACTGAAATACGACAGGACGAGGCAGGAGGTCAAGGAGGCGATAGAAGACGCGGCACTCCATGAGATACCGAAGCTCGAGAAGAATATCGGCGTGCTCGGAACCATCGCGCAGATAAGCCCGCTGCTGGGTTTCCTGGGGACCGCCATAGGGCTGGCGGAGATATTCCAGAAGATACAGGTCAAGGCCGCGGCTTCAAGCCCTGTCACGCCGGCGGACATATCCGGGGGGATATGGCAGGCGCTCATAGCCATGGTCGCGGGTTTACTTATTGCTATTCCGGCGGTCACGGCGTATAATTATTTTGTAAACAGGATAAATTATATAATACGCGAGATGGAGATAGGCGCGACTGACCTTGTTAACATACTCTCCGAAAAGAAGGCGGAATAG
- a CDS encoding biopolymer transporter ExbD: MRFNFSRLKAIDSRFIEAVPLANCVLLLLVFFLLTWSYSAQTQAGIRVSLPNAVTSETAGARAEVITITREKVLYLGSDAVSPQELASRIEALPKKDSILIKADKGTSLDRVVEVWDICRKAGIRQVNIATTQVR, from the coding sequence ATGAGGTTCAATTTCTCGCGATTGAAGGCCATAGACAGCCGGTTCATCGAGGCGGTGCCGCTCGCCAATTGCGTATTGCTTCTTCTTGTATTTTTCCTTCTGACATGGAGCTATTCGGCGCAGACCCAGGCGGGTATCAGGGTAAGCCTGCCGAATGCGGTTACCTCCGAGACGGCCGGAGCGAGGGCCGAGGTCATAACCATTACCAGGGAAAAGGTATTATACCTGGGTAGCGACGCGGTCTCGCCCCAGGAACTCGCCTCAAGGATAGAGGCGCTGCCCAAAAAAGATTCGATCCTGATAAAGGCCGATAAGGGCACTTCGCTGGATCGCGTAGTGGAGGTCTGGGATATATGCAGGAAAGCGGGAATACGGCAGGTCAACATAGCTACGACACAGGTGAGATAA
- a CDS encoding energy transducer TonB gives MQESGNTAGQHSYDTGEITGRRIFALALAASLALHLFWLSSVRISVSAPAPLNRPESAVSFIGSILEEGPVFPAPGQVLDAADTGIMRLRDLAVGPVMAGDSAVPGGSGRLESVSDLDVLKEMEEKSPAGAALYAKQVPEKPFDEIKVAYKTYPSEIEGPARFREVIYKPELPTHLRWDESLGVDLDRLGNTFSVKLKFLVSPEGRVGAVERLSSSGHPTVDIIAMRYLKEWQFAPLKAADPKEEQWGTVRLNFSLNKAEAR, from the coding sequence ATGCAGGAAAGCGGGAATACGGCAGGTCAACATAGCTACGACACAGGTGAGATAACAGGCAGGCGTATATTCGCGCTGGCGCTTGCCGCCTCGCTGGCCTTGCATTTATTTTGGCTTTCTTCGGTAAGAATATCCGTTTCGGCGCCTGCCCCGTTGAACAGGCCGGAATCGGCCGTTTCTTTTATAGGTTCTATCCTGGAAGAGGGGCCGGTCTTTCCGGCGCCGGGCCAGGTCTTGGATGCCGCTGACACAGGCATCATGCGGCTGCGGGACCTCGCGGTCGGACCGGTGATGGCCGGAGATAGCGCGGTTCCGGGCGGGAGCGGGAGACTGGAGAGCGTCTCAGACCTCGATGTACTCAAGGAGATGGAAGAAAAGTCTCCTGCCGGCGCGGCGTTATACGCGAAACAGGTCCCTGAAAAACCCTTTGACGAAATAAAGGTCGCGTACAAGACCTACCCGTCGGAGATAGAGGGGCCGGCGAGGTTCAGGGAGGTCATTTACAAACCGGAGCTTCCAACCCACCTCCGGTGGGACGAGAGCCTGGGTGTCGATCTCGACAGGCTTGGGAACACATTTTCTGTAAAATTGAAATTTCTGGTATCGCCGGAAGGCAGGGTCGGGGCGGTAGAGAGGCTGTCTTCGTCCGGCCATCCGACGGTGGATATAATCGCCATGCGATACCTGAAGGAATGGCAGTTCGCGCCGCTTAAGGCCGCGGACCCCAAGGAAGAGCAATGGGGGACCGTAAGATTGAATTTTTCGCTCAATAAAGCTGAGGCAAGATGA
- a CDS encoding winged helix-turn-helix domain-containing protein: MITEIGITAGEIWHYLDEQGEVTLSQLCAGIDKPRDVILMSLGWLAREGHVVLEGEKDYKIFLRR, translated from the coding sequence ATGATAACCGAAATTGGAATCACGGCCGGTGAAATATGGCATTACCTTGACGAGCAAGGCGAGGTGACCCTCTCCCAGTTATGCGCGGGGATAGATAAACCGCGCGATGTCATTCTTATGAGCCTGGGCTGGCTCGCCAGGGAAGGGCACGTGGTCCTTGAGGGCGAGAAGGACTACAAGATCTTTCTTCGCAGGTAA
- the cutA gene encoding divalent-cation tolerance protein CutA → MKKIAILVTAGSKKEAGLIARALVEKKLAACVNIIPSIRSIYAWKGRIEASEEYLLIAKTRESLFSRVEKAVKSLHSYECPEITALPLTKGSAGYMRWIEESTRR, encoded by the coding sequence TTGAAGAAGATAGCCATCCTGGTCACTGCCGGCTCAAAAAAAGAAGCCGGGTTGATCGCGCGGGCGCTTGTGGAGAAAAAATTGGCCGCGTGTGTCAATATTATCCCTTCTATCAGATCGATATATGCATGGAAGGGCAGGATAGAGGCGTCTGAGGAATACCTTTTAATAGCGAAGACCAGGGAGAGCCTCTTTTCCCGGGTCGAGAAGGCCGTGAAGAGTTTGCATTCATACGAATGCCCGGAGATAACGGCCCTGCCTCTTACAAAAGGAAGCGCGGGTTATATGCGCTGGATAGAAGAATCGACCAGGAGATAA
- a CDS encoding tetratricopeptide repeat protein, giving the protein MTKKTFLAVLIAVFAVFPSLCRAGSAASDAYFKGIELASQGNLEEAKAEFQKSLGDDSVYSYARLEMHAIDDVLKQKAKRETAILVFQGKQLATQKKWDEAIAMYNKAIKENPNYGYAFISKGIAYMSQGNLDKAISNFSESIDVSPEYTEAYQNRGVLLEYKGQFNKAIADFDKAIAADPTSYVLYFNRGMARVYKNQCDLALPDLNKAIELKPNYAKAYINKGVALEDQKRIDEAIAAYKKAIELDTSQDKEIAKDAEASIRSLEAEKKKADDSKENK; this is encoded by the coding sequence ATGACAAAAAAGACTTTTTTAGCAGTGTTGATCGCCGTATTTGCGGTTTTTCCTTCTCTTTGCCGCGCCGGTTCGGCCGCCAGCGACGCTTATTTCAAGGGAATTGAACTGGCGTCTCAGGGAAATCTTGAGGAAGCCAAGGCGGAATTCCAAAAATCGCTGGGCGACGATTCGGTATATTCCTATGCCAGGCTGGAGATGCACGCCATCGATGACGTTTTGAAACAAAAAGCGAAGAGGGAGACGGCTATACTCGTATTCCAGGGCAAGCAATTGGCTACGCAGAAAAAATGGGACGAAGCCATCGCAATGTATAACAAGGCCATAAAAGAGAACCCGAATTACGGGTACGCTTTCATAAGCAAGGGGATCGCTTATATGTCGCAGGGCAACCTCGACAAGGCGATATCAAATTTCTCCGAGTCCATAGACGTCAGCCCCGAATACACCGAGGCGTACCAGAACCGCGGGGTTCTTCTCGAGTATAAGGGGCAGTTCAACAAGGCCATAGCGGATTTCGATAAGGCTATTGCGGCCGACCCCACTTCGTACGTCCTGTATTTCAACAGGGGAATGGCGCGTGTCTACAAGAACCAGTGCGACCTGGCGCTCCCGGACCTTAATAAGGCCATCGAGCTGAAGCCGAATTACGCCAAGGCGTATATAAATAAAGGGGTCGCGCTCGAGGACCAAAAGCGCATCGACGAGGCTATAGCGGCTTATAAAAAAGCTATCGAGCTGGATACTTCACAGGACAAAGAGATAGCCAAAGACGCCGAGGCGAGCATACGCTCGCTCGAGGCCGAAAAGAAGAAAGCCGATGATAGCAAAGAAAATAAATGA
- a CDS encoding pyridoxamine 5'-phosphate oxidase family protein: MIAKKINEILKDDDFIAVATCDLEGNPNVAPKLFLKVENDHIYLIDYVIGRTFQNLVVNPKVSLAVTDRDSLTGYQINGPVEILSTGAAYDKFVDEFQKKGLSLSSRRIVEGVLRGEGHTNFEAAFPSKVVVFKVKISEVVEIRSSGELKRERL; the protein is encoded by the coding sequence ATGATAGCAAAGAAAATAAATGAGATATTAAAAGACGACGACTTCATCGCCGTCGCCACCTGCGACTTGGAGGGGAACCCGAACGTCGCCCCGAAACTTTTCCTGAAGGTCGAGAATGACCATATATACCTGATAGATTATGTCATCGGAAGGACATTCCAGAATCTCGTGGTGAACCCGAAGGTATCGCTTGCGGTTACCGACAGGGACAGCCTGACAGGTTACCAGATAAACGGGCCGGTGGAAATACTCTCGACCGGCGCAGCGTACGATAAGTTCGTGGACGAATTCCAGAAAAAAGGGTTAAGCCTTTCATCCAGGCGTATAGTCGAAGGCGTCCTGCGGGGGGAGGGCCATACGAATTTCGAAGCGGCTTTCCCGAGCAAGGTGGTCGTTTTCAAGGTAAAAATAAGCGAAGTGGTCGAGATCAGGTCGAGCGGAGAACTGAAAAGGGAAAGATTATAG
- the amrB gene encoding AmmeMemoRadiSam system protein B, translated as MALLSLSSPVFSKDAEIQKPVVAGSFYPAESVLLAGQINKYLNDAKPEAVNGEIIAIISPHAGYIYSGPVAAYGYKAISGRKYDTVVIIGISHFTLFGGVAYLDKDLYHTPLGDVPIDLEFTRKLARAEKDTLCNDPRVFEEEYSAEVQVPFLQMSIKDFKIVVLLIGRPDYATCNKLARGLVKVIKESGRKVLIVASTDLSHYLKYDDAIAKDRVTLSELLNFDAVRFAESASARECELCGSGPVVTAMIAGKALGADKVQILKYANSGDTAGDKSRVVGYASAAIYKYKEEGGMLNSGQKKELLDIARKTVESSVRNGKIPEFKETDPGLLAQEGAFVTLHKKGELRGCIGMIVGTQPLWMTVRDMAVQSSSQDPRFEPVSPGELKDIKIEISVLSQPKRVKDINEIKVGTHGVIVKRGFYGGVYLPQVATENGWSRDEFLTSLCADKVGLPVDAWKDKDTELSIFTAQVFGEE; from the coding sequence GTGGCCTTATTGTCACTCTCCTCGCCGGTCTTCTCTAAGGATGCAGAGATCCAGAAGCCGGTCGTTGCCGGCTCGTTCTATCCCGCCGAATCGGTATTGCTCGCAGGCCAGATCAATAAATATCTCAATGACGCCAAACCCGAGGCCGTCAATGGTGAAATAATCGCGATTATTTCACCGCACGCCGGTTATATCTATTCCGGGCCGGTCGCCGCTTACGGCTATAAGGCCATATCCGGAAGAAAATATGACACCGTCGTAATAATAGGGATAAGCCACTTTACCCTCTTCGGCGGCGTAGCCTATCTCGATAAAGACCTTTACCATACGCCGCTCGGCGACGTCCCGATAGACCTCGAGTTTACCCGCAAATTAGCCAGGGCAGAGAAGGATACGTTATGTAATGATCCCCGGGTTTTCGAGGAAGAGTATTCTGCAGAGGTACAGGTCCCGTTCCTCCAGATGTCGATAAAGGATTTTAAGATAGTCGTCCTGTTGATAGGACGGCCCGATTATGCCACGTGCAACAAGCTCGCGAGAGGCCTTGTTAAGGTAATAAAGGAGAGCGGCAGGAAGGTCCTTATAGTGGCGAGCACCGACCTTTCGCATTATCTTAAATATGACGACGCTATAGCGAAGGACCGTGTCACATTATCCGAACTGCTCAATTTTGACGCGGTTCGTTTCGCCGAATCGGCATCGGCCCGCGAGTGCGAACTTTGCGGCTCAGGTCCGGTAGTAACCGCTATGATCGCGGGCAAGGCCCTCGGCGCAGATAAGGTCCAGATCCTTAAATACGCCAATTCCGGCGATACGGCCGGGGACAAAAGCCGGGTAGTCGGTTACGCCAGCGCGGCCATTTATAAATATAAAGAGGAGGGAGGCATGTTGAACTCCGGGCAAAAGAAAGAACTGCTGGATATAGCGCGGAAGACCGTCGAGTCATCCGTCAGGAACGGCAAGATACCGGAATTCAAAGAGACCGATCCCGGCCTGCTCGCCCAGGAAGGGGCGTTCGTGACTTTGCACAAGAAGGGGGAACTCCGGGGATGCATCGGTATGATCGTCGGGACCCAGCCTCTCTGGATGACGGTCCGCGATATGGCGGTGCAATCCTCTTCGCAAGACCCGAGATTCGAACCGGTCTCCCCCGGTGAGCTCAAGGATATAAAGATAGAGATATCGGTCCTTTCCCAGCCGAAGCGCGTAAAGGATATAAACGAGATAAAGGTGGGCACGCACGGCGTGATCGTAAAACGCGGTTTTTATGGCGGAGTTTATCTGCCGCAGGTGGCGACTGAGAATGGCTGGTCCAGGGACGAGTTCCTTACCAGCCTCTGCGCTGATAAGGTCGGGCTCCCAGTCGATGCCTGGAAAGACAAAGATACGGAGTTGTCTATATTCACCGCGCAGGTCTTCGGAGAGGAATAA
- a CDS encoding 16S rRNA (uracil(1498)-N(3))-methyltransferase, with amino-acid sequence MSRFYVPPECVAGGKIIIRGDELHHARDVMRLAAGDGIAVFDGSGKEYHGVILNVDKEQMTVAVEKTVERKDEGCRLILVQALPKLDKMDLIIEKATELGAVKIIPVTTGRTVARPDAKKENSKAERWRKIALVAAKQCGRTTIPEVMPVTGFGDALKILNDAEIKIIPCLSGDTKALKEVLKGRKVKSAAVLIGPEGDFTDKEINDAKAAGAVPVSLGPEVLRSETAAICALSVLNYELRW; translated from the coding sequence TTGAGCAGATTTTATGTGCCGCCGGAATGCGTGGCCGGAGGAAAGATCATTATCCGCGGCGATGAGCTCCATCACGCCAGGGATGTTATGCGCCTCGCAGCCGGAGACGGTATAGCGGTCTTTGACGGGTCAGGCAAGGAATACCACGGCGTCATATTGAACGTCGATAAGGAGCAGATGACCGTCGCGGTAGAAAAGACGGTCGAAAGGAAGGACGAAGGCTGCAGGCTGATACTGGTCCAGGCGCTCCCGAAACTGGACAAGATGGACCTGATTATCGAAAAAGCGACGGAGCTGGGGGCCGTGAAGATAATTCCGGTCACGACAGGGCGGACCGTTGCCCGGCCGGACGCGAAAAAGGAAAATTCGAAGGCGGAACGCTGGAGGAAGATAGCCCTCGTTGCCGCAAAGCAATGCGGCAGGACCACGATACCGGAGGTAATGCCGGTAACAGGGTTCGGGGATGCCTTGAAAATTTTAAACGACGCGGAGATCAAGATAATACCCTGTCTTTCCGGGGATACGAAGGCCCTGAAAGAAGTCCTGAAGGGCCGGAAGGTAAAGTCGGCCGCTGTCTTGATCGGCCCGGAAGGTGATTTTACGGATAAGGAAATAAATGACGCGAAAGCCGCGGGCGCCGTGCCGGTCTCGCTCGGCCCGGAGGTCCTAAGGTCAGAGACCGCGGCTATCTGCGCGCTTTCGGTCTTAAATTATGAATTGAGGTGGTAG
- a CDS encoding GspE/PulE family protein → MAIKDGILIGEMLIIDKVITPEQLEMCLNEQKKSGKFICQIIADLGFATEEKVLNVLSRQLGIPYVKLKDKNIARPVAERVPARFAVHYKLMPLEEKDGILSIVVTDPLDLHTLDDIKLILGCEVRPLLGGEKDIIEAIKKYYGIGADTIESIMAETAASGGPSLAVEEAEELVEDASIIKFVNQIIQQAYHDRATDIHIEPYEDELKVRYRIDGVLYDAAIPPNIKYFQSAIISRVKIMSNLNIAEHRLPQDGRMKVKVGQEDLDLRVSILPTPYGESVGIRLLFAKMLYSLEDLGLADFDLKILNEMIKKPHGIILLTGPTGSGKTTTLYACLSKINNRELKILTIEDPIEYHLKGITQIQVHPKIDLTFANGLRSMLRHDPDVMMVGEIRDVETAEISIRVALTGHLVFSTLHTNDAAGATTRLLDMGIEPYLVASSVECVIAQRLVRLICPKCKRPAKDAKTVLQELGMKDVPKDAEIYEGKGCEACKFTGYRGRTAIHEFLVLNEEIREMVLNHKSADQIRRKAVALGMRTLRNAGIEKILKGLTTAGEVMRVTPKEDIPNM, encoded by the coding sequence ATGGCTATTAAGGACGGCATTCTTATAGGCGAGATGCTGATAATCGATAAGGTGATCACTCCGGAACAGCTGGAGATGTGCCTTAATGAACAGAAGAAGTCCGGAAAATTCATCTGCCAGATAATCGCTGACCTCGGTTTCGCCACAGAGGAGAAGGTCCTTAACGTCCTCTCCAGGCAGCTCGGCATACCCTACGTAAAGCTCAAGGACAAAAATATCGCCAGGCCGGTAGCCGAAAGGGTCCCGGCGAGGTTCGCGGTCCATTATAAGTTGATGCCCCTGGAAGAGAAGGACGGCATCCTCTCCATAGTCGTGACCGACCCGCTCGACCTGCACACCCTCGACGACATAAAACTCATTTTAGGCTGCGAAGTCAGGCCGCTTCTCGGCGGCGAGAAGGATATTATAGAGGCTATCAAGAAGTATTACGGCATCGGAGCCGACACGATCGAAAGCATCATGGCCGAGACCGCCGCCTCAGGCGGGCCGTCCCTCGCTGTCGAGGAGGCCGAGGAGCTTGTCGAGGACGCCTCTATAATAAAATTCGTGAATCAGATAATCCAGCAGGCCTACCACGACCGGGCGACCGACATCCATATAGAGCCTTACGAGGACGAACTGAAGGTCCGCTACAGGATAGACGGCGTTTTATATGACGCCGCGATCCCCCCGAATATTAAATATTTCCAGTCGGCGATAATCTCAAGGGTCAAGATAATGTCGAACCTCAACATAGCCGAGCACCGCCTGCCCCAGGACGGCAGGATGAAGGTGAAAGTAGGCCAGGAGGACCTCGACCTGAGGGTCTCGATATTGCCGACGCCTTACGGCGAGAGCGTAGGCATAAGGCTGCTTTTCGCGAAGATGCTTTACAGCCTTGAGGATCTGGGTTTGGCCGATTTCGACCTCAAGATACTGAACGAGATGATAAAGAAGCCGCACGGGATAATACTTTTGACCGGACCTACCGGCTCAGGGAAGACGACGACGCTTTACGCCTGCCTCTCGAAGATCAATAACAGGGAACTTAAGATACTTACGATCGAAGACCCTATAGAATACCACCTTAAGGGGATCACACAGATCCAGGTCCATCCCAAGATCGACCTGACTTTCGCGAACGGGCTAAGATCTATGCTCAGGCACGACCCGGATGTGATGATGGTAGGAGAGATAAGGGACGTCGAGACTGCCGAGATATCGATAAGGGTAGCCCTCACCGGGCATCTCGTCTTTTCGACCCTTCACACCAACGACGCGGCCGGCGCGACGACGCGACTCCTTGATATGGGCATCGAGCCGTATCTCGTGGCTTCATCGGTCGAGTGCGTCATCGCCCAGAGGCTTGTCCGCCTCATCTGCCCGAAATGCAAACGGCCGGCGAAAGACGCGAAAACGGTCCTGCAGGAGCTCGGAATGAAGGACGTGCCGAAGGATGCCGAGATATACGAAGGAAAGGGATGCGAGGCATGCAAATTTACCGGTTACCGCGGCAGGACCGCCATACATGAGTTCCTCGTATTGAACGAGGAGATACGCGAGATGGTGCTCAACCACAAATCGGCCGACCAGATAAGAAGAAAGGCCGTAGCCCTCGGGATGAGGACTCTGCGCAACGCGGGCATCGAGAAGATCTTAAAGGGCTTGACGACGGCCGGCGAAGTAATGAGGGTAACGCCGAAGGAAGATATCCCGAATATGTAA
- a CDS encoding type II secretion system F family protein produces the protein MARFFYRAKKGIGDVAEGYIEADTEYIAVSKLSQMGLYPLRVDRQEARGGETGFGFMNRVGTRDMAVFTQQFSDLLGSGLTLINALGVLSDQIENKALKSALQDVIVQVKDGASLSGAFAKHPKIFSDFFVSMISAGEVGGVLEKILKRLSDHYEKEEDVKSKIQAAMAYPALVLSVGVLTVFVLLSFVIPRLTVIFSEFGQSLPLPTRILVGISDFFAQFWWLMVLAAAIIFFLVVRVNSTKQGKTQVDRFLLGLPLLGDFLKKVEVGRLCKSLATLLDNGVPILHSIEVISATATNEVLRQEFERIGKSIKDGLSFSGAIKNSPHFPAFVKNMISVGEEGGSLEVSLYRIGDSYEHYADRLIKIMTSLIEPLMILGMGAVVAFIVVAMLLPIFQLNLMVK, from the coding sequence TTGGCAAGATTTTTTTACAGGGCTAAGAAGGGGATCGGCGACGTCGCGGAAGGCTATATAGAGGCCGACACCGAATATATAGCCGTCTCCAAATTATCGCAGATGGGATTGTATCCCCTCAGGGTGGACAGGCAGGAGGCGCGCGGCGGAGAGACAGGGTTTGGGTTCATGAACCGCGTAGGCACCAGGGATATGGCTGTTTTTACGCAGCAGTTCTCCGACCTTTTGGGTTCCGGCCTTACCCTGATAAACGCCCTCGGTGTCCTCTCCGACCAGATAGAGAACAAGGCGTTGAAGTCCGCGCTGCAGGATGTGATAGTCCAGGTGAAGGACGGCGCCTCGCTCTCAGGCGCGTTCGCCAAGCACCCGAAGATCTTCTCCGATTTTTTCGTGAGCATGATAAGCGCGGGCGAGGTAGGAGGCGTACTGGAGAAGATCCTTAAGAGGCTCTCCGACCATTACGAGAAAGAGGAGGACGTAAAGAGCAAGATCCAGGCCGCCATGGCCTATCCGGCGCTCGTCCTCTCGGTCGGCGTCTTGACGGTCTTTGTCCTCCTGTCGTTCGTCATCCCGCGGTTGACGGTGATATTTTCCGAATTTGGTCAGTCCCTTCCGCTCCCCACAAGGATACTCGTAGGGATAAGCGATTTCTTCGCTCAATTCTGGTGGCTGATGGTCCTGGCTGCCGCTATCATATTCTTCCTGGTCGTAAGGGTAAACTCCACAAAACAGGGAAAGACCCAGGTCGACAGATTTTTACTGGGCCTGCCGCTGCTCGGGGATTTCCTCAAAAAGGTCGAGGTGGGAAGGCTCTGCAAATCTCTTGCCACTCTTCTCGATAACGGTGTCCCCATACTCCATTCTATCGAGGTAATATCCGCGACAGCGACGAACGAGGTGCTAAGGCAGGAGTTCGAGAGGATAGGCAAGTCGATAAAAGACGGCCTCTCATTCTCCGGGGCGATAAAGAACAGCCCGCATTTCCCGGCCTTCGTGAAGAACATGATATCGGTCGGGGAGGAGGGCGGCTCGCTCGAGGTTTCGCTTTACCGCATCGGGGATTCTTACGAACATTACGCCGACAGGCTTATTAAGATAATGACGTCGCTTATAGAGCCTCTTATGATACTGGGTATGGGAGCGGTCGTGGCTTTTATAGTGGTCGCGATGCTCCTGCCGATATTCCAATTGAACCTTATGGTAAAATAA
- the gspG gene encoding type II secretion system major pseudopilin GspG, with translation MRARSGFTFVEILLVVVIIGILASMVLPRFVGRSEDARRQVAMSDINTSIATALDMYELDNGQYPDKLDDLLVKPGDLKSWNGPYLKKRPVDPWGRDYVYKPSTDKKDYDLMSYGRSGVEGSDTISNKQPVSGQQ, from the coding sequence ATGCGCGCGAGGAGCGGGTTCACTTTCGTAGAGATATTGCTTGTGGTGGTGATCATCGGGATCTTGGCGTCGATGGTATTGCCGAGGTTCGTCGGGAGGTCGGAGGACGCCAGGAGACAGGTCGCCATGTCGGATATAAATACTAGTATAGCCACGGCCCTGGACATGTATGAACTTGATAACGGGCAATATCCCGATAAATTAGACGACCTGCTCGTCAAACCGGGAGACCTGAAATCGTGGAACGGCCCGTACCTTAAGAAGAGGCCGGTTGACCCGTGGGGCCGCGACTACGTCTATAAGCCGAGCACCGACAAGAAAGATTATGACTTGATGAGTTACGGCAGGAGCGGCGTCGAGGGCAGCGACACCATCTCCAATAAGCAACCCGTCTCCGGGCAGCAGTAG
- a CDS encoding type II secretion system protein translates to MLSRRNRKGYLLLEVAASIAVIAIGLAVILRSFTSSLRASKIAQEYFEASLLVQDKMAGLEIEEKLAGGVAASEESARISGTPYNLETRITKISDEDTLNQVITIISWTNKERNEKIGIGTYLKGQAGVE, encoded by the coding sequence ATGTTAAGCAGACGGAATAGGAAGGGATACCTCCTCCTCGAGGTGGCGGCGAGCATTGCCGTCATCGCGATAGGCCTGGCGGTCATATTGCGCTCTTTTACATCATCCCTGCGCGCCTCGAAGATAGCGCAGGAGTATTTTGAGGCGTCGCTCTTGGTGCAGGACAAGATGGCCGGGCTCGAGATAGAGGAGAAATTGGCCGGGGGTGTCGCCGCGTCCGAGGAGTCCGCCCGGATCTCCGGGACGCCGTACAATCTGGAAACAAGGATAACGAAGATAAGCGACGAGGACACTCTTAACCAGGTCATTACCATAATATCCTGGACGAATAAAGAACGCAACGAGAAGATCGGAATAGGCACTTACCTTAAGGGCCAGGCAGGCGTAGAATGA
- a CDS encoding type II secretion system protein yields MRKRRAGFTLVELLIAMLIFSIVSISIYLSFNVGIRAWQKGEGSYRSRQEVRYLLGTLSRELRNAVNSQVIVFSGSADSVSFCRAVNGLFRVTYEFDEGEKAVYRVLRNYKDNGAGTRSRLASGISAVKFRYLYKKDGRPVWGDSWQEDYKEVPFGVQVFLTYNTGGSAEPLKISRTVLIPTGTLKDEEVITP; encoded by the coding sequence ATGAGGAAGCGCCGCGCAGGGTTCACACTTGTCGAATTATTGATAGCGATGCTGATATTCTCCATCGTCTCTATCTCGATATATCTTTCATTTAATGTGGGCATCCGCGCCTGGCAGAAAGGCGAGGGGAGTTACCGCAGCAGGCAGGAGGTCCGGTATCTTTTGGGCACGCTCTCGCGCGAATTAAGGAACGCCGTCAATTCGCAGGTGATAGTATTTTCCGGGAGCGCGGATTCCGTCTCTTTTTGCAGGGCGGTTAACGGCCTATTCAGGGTGACCTACGAGTTTGACGAAGGGGAGAAAGCGGTATACAGGGTATTGCGGAACTATAAGGATAACGGCGCCGGAACGAGGTCCCGGTTGGCGTCCGGGATATCCGCCGTTAAATTCCGGTATTTATACAAAAAAGACGGAAGACCGGTATGGGGTGATTCCTGGCAGGAAGATTATAAAGAAGTCCCGTTCGGCGTCCAGGTATTTTTGACATATAATACAGGCGGCTCCGCCGAACCCCTTAAGATATCCCGGACGGTATTGATACCTACGGGAACGCTGAAAGATGAAGAGGTGATCACTCCTTGA